The following are encoded in a window of Kitasatospora fiedleri genomic DNA:
- a CDS encoding transketolase family protein → MTERNPGTGPAAGMRPAVARALADLGDRLPDLVVLAADGRALATAFAARHPDRFIDVGIAEGNLMGVAAGLARAGQRVVVCGMAPFLVRRAAEQLRIDICRPGLDVTVLGVGGGLGYGTLGATHHVPEDLGALSAMPHTRVYCPADVHAADWAVRDAVLGGGPRYVRLGAREDPVVHAADTPFSFDRPGVFDFDGPDSTSDPGDPDAPGDAVVVAAGRTVAEALRAADAVRPHGRRVRVLGLTAVFPFPREALLAAVSGASTVVTVEEHHVLGGLATQTALALAGRWHGTFRFLAVDERPAPVLDQAGLFHFYGIDAASIARALVEPPPTPE, encoded by the coding sequence ATGACTGAGCGGAACCCCGGGACGGGGCCGGCCGCCGGCATGCGGCCCGCGGTCGCCCGGGCGCTGGCCGACCTCGGCGACCGGCTGCCCGACCTGGTCGTGCTGGCCGCCGACGGCCGCGCGCTCGCCACCGCGTTCGCCGCCCGGCACCCCGACCGCTTCATCGACGTGGGCATCGCCGAGGGCAACCTGATGGGCGTCGCCGCCGGGCTGGCCCGGGCCGGCCAGCGGGTGGTGGTCTGCGGGATGGCGCCCTTCCTGGTCCGCCGGGCGGCCGAGCAGCTCCGCATCGACATCTGCCGCCCCGGCCTGGACGTCACCGTCCTCGGCGTCGGCGGCGGCCTCGGCTACGGGACGCTGGGCGCGACCCACCACGTCCCGGAGGACCTGGGCGCGCTGTCGGCCATGCCGCACACCCGGGTGTACTGCCCGGCGGACGTCCACGCGGCCGACTGGGCGGTACGGGACGCCGTGCTCGGCGGCGGCCCCCGCTACGTCCGGCTCGGCGCGCGCGAGGACCCGGTGGTCCACGCCGCCGACACCCCCTTCTCCTTCGACCGGCCCGGCGTCTTCGACTTCGACGGCCCCGACAGCACGAGCGACCCCGGCGACCCGGACGCCCCCGGTGACGCGGTGGTGGTGGCCGCCGGCCGCACCGTCGCGGAGGCGCTGCGCGCCGCCGACGCGGTCCGACCGCACGGGCGGCGGGTCCGGGTGCTCGGCCTGACCGCGGTGTTCCCGTTCCCCCGGGAGGCCCTGCTGGCGGCGGTCTCCGGGGCGTCCACCGTGGTCACGGTCGAGGAGCACCACGTCCTCGGCGGCCTGGCGACCCAGACCGCCCTCGCCCTCGCCGGGCGCTGGCACGGCACCTTCCGCTTCCTGGCCGTGGACGAACGGCCCGCTCCGGTGCTCGACCAGGCCGGACTGTTCCACTTCTACGGCATCGACGCGGCCTCGATCGCCCGCGCCCTCGTCGAACCGCCCCCGACCCCGGAGTGA
- a CDS encoding phosphotransferase family protein, which yields MNTDAYRECLSRTEEAMLALHRRLDGAEPAGITFRTWVPRSERKQRQRLFVETAVRGEPRYVAKVPLDPQDDMVDREWELLSGLGGLDLPRPRPVGRLDRGFVMSHVPATDFPAFMAAARPEEWPAVLCAGVELAARLHRQGPRPVGAVPGEVAAAYLPAGVRLPAVTLERLERARLAPTHGDLGPWNLRVDRNGRMSLIDWEDYRPVGLPALDVLNLVVTAALIAFPDYPDRGFDWLYERVFHGENAFRTAADRAFRHYARLTGQDVESVVALTPVLCHWMIRRIEDQGRPTGHLFFRPFTERFEAETPRWSGVGRG from the coding sequence GTGAACACCGACGCGTACCGGGAGTGCCTGTCCCGCACCGAGGAGGCGATGCTCGCGCTGCACCGCCGCCTCGACGGCGCGGAGCCGGCCGGGATCACCTTCCGGACCTGGGTCCCGCGCAGCGAGCGCAAGCAGCGCCAGCGGCTGTTCGTCGAGACCGCGGTCCGCGGGGAGCCCCGCTACGTGGCCAAGGTCCCGCTGGACCCGCAGGACGACATGGTCGACCGGGAGTGGGAGCTGCTGTCCGGGCTCGGCGGGCTCGACCTGCCGCGCCCGCGTCCGGTCGGCAGGCTCGACCGGGGCTTCGTGATGAGCCACGTGCCGGCCACCGACTTCCCGGCCTTCATGGCCGCCGCCCGGCCCGAGGAGTGGCCCGCCGTGCTGTGCGCCGGCGTCGAGCTGGCGGCCCGGCTGCACCGGCAGGGGCCCCGCCCGGTCGGAGCCGTCCCCGGGGAGGTGGCCGCGGCCTACCTGCCGGCCGGGGTCCGCCTCCCGGCCGTCACGCTGGAGCGGCTGGAGCGGGCCCGGCTCGCCCCCACCCACGGCGACCTCGGGCCGTGGAACCTGCGCGTCGACCGCAACGGCCGGATGTCGCTCATCGACTGGGAGGACTACCGACCGGTCGGCCTGCCCGCCCTCGACGTCCTCAACCTGGTCGTCACCGCGGCGCTGATCGCCTTCCCCGACTACCCGGACCGCGGCTTCGACTGGTTGTACGAGCGGGTCTTCCACGGCGAGAACGCCTTCCGCACCGCCGCCGACCGGGCGTTCCGCCACTACGCGCGGCTCACCGGCCAGGACGTCGAGTCCGTGGTGGCGCTGACCCCGGTGCTCTGCCACTGGATGATCCGTCGCATCGAGGACCAGGGCCGGCCCACCGGCCACCTGTTCTTCCGGCCGTTCACCGAGCGGTTCGAGGCCGAGACCCCGCGCTGGTCGGGGGTCGGCCGTGGCTGA
- a CDS encoding non-ribosomal peptide synthetase translates to MFTRPQRPAAPGPATRRRHTWRSAGWSALRRAAPHLPAERQLTAALALLTERYGLPLQLAAGPGCGSPAAAQRYLADAGAGADWDTLVTATAAATAADAAAGAPAPTVGPAAVRIRITADAADADDAADADADADAADGNDTGADLVWTATDRGLEARWDPAVFTEETVAAMAGHLDRLAAELVRPDRPPLAAVEVLTADELVRNGGTPERLPEYPPITLHQLFQLQAWRTPDACALAMGEQRLSYRALDLASNRAAHRLIGAGARPGDVVAVGGDRSIGLFTSLLAVLKAGCVFVHLDPAYPVARLRQFVEVSRPRLVLTGPGAPELGTGLPELPFDVLPDPAEPGPDHAPDVVVGPESPAYILFTSGSTGTPKGVLRPHRLHTTRIFLEQSMYAVGPDDRHLLKLPISSREFLWPLATGGTAVIAEPGGERDDQYLVDLLRRERVSVLSCVPSMLRVLAANPGFARCPALRHVFVGGEALHRDLEDRVRAMGYQVHNTFTLTEADYVAHRKDGLDERPEDASVIGHPLDMRVYLCDDRGRRVPPGLVGEVWVGGPGVATGYHRDPERTAERFVANPFGDPRTPLLFRTGDLARHRADGSLEYRGRRDLQVKVRGQRVEPTEVEFWLREHPGVRDAAVVGYPDREQGAFLVAFAVGEEHAPAEHELRAFLADRLPAWMLPRHVAWVPRLPQLYSGKLDRASLRLPARVRPPDLPAPTRPRTPAQERLLGIWRTILQLHEIGVDDAFTAVGGDSLRLMLLRAAVQDEFRIRLDLADLLGAPTVLAQERLLRPTAPAEPLATVPVPAVPVPVPAVPVLSGPSGPPAAAPTPAGPSAAAGERSRRRALREAQRAAAAEGGERQ, encoded by the coding sequence ATGTTCACCAGGCCACAACGCCCGGCCGCCCCGGGGCCCGCGACCCGCCGGCGGCACACCTGGCGGTCGGCCGGCTGGAGCGCGCTCCGCCGCGCCGCGCCGCACCTCCCCGCGGAGCGGCAACTGACCGCCGCCCTCGCCCTCCTGACGGAGCGCTACGGCCTGCCGCTCCAGCTCGCCGCCGGGCCGGGCTGCGGGTCCCCGGCCGCGGCGCAGCGGTACCTGGCCGACGCCGGAGCCGGAGCCGACTGGGACACGCTGGTGACCGCCACCGCCGCCGCCACCGCCGCCGATGCCGCCGCCGGCGCCCCCGCGCCGACGGTCGGACCGGCCGCGGTGCGGATCCGGATCACGGCCGACGCCGCCGATGCAGACGACGCCGCCGATGCAGACGCCGACGCGGACGCCGCCGACGGGAACGACACCGGGGCGGACCTGGTCTGGACCGCCACCGACCGGGGCCTGGAGGCCCGCTGGGACCCGGCGGTGTTCACCGAGGAGACGGTCGCGGCGATGGCGGGCCACCTGGACCGGCTCGCGGCCGAGCTGGTCCGGCCGGACCGGCCGCCGCTGGCCGCGGTCGAGGTGCTCACCGCGGACGAACTCGTCCGGAACGGCGGGACCCCGGAGCGCCTGCCGGAGTACCCGCCGATCACCCTGCACCAGCTGTTCCAGCTCCAGGCGTGGCGCACCCCGGACGCCTGCGCCCTGGCCATGGGTGAACAGCGGCTCAGCTACCGCGCACTCGACCTGGCCTCCAACCGGGCCGCGCACCGGCTGATCGGGGCGGGGGCCCGGCCCGGCGACGTCGTCGCGGTCGGCGGCGACCGCTCGATCGGCCTGTTCACCTCGCTGCTCGCCGTGCTGAAGGCGGGCTGCGTCTTCGTCCACCTCGACCCGGCCTACCCCGTCGCGCGGCTGCGGCAGTTCGTCGAGGTGAGCCGGCCGCGGCTGGTCCTGACCGGACCGGGCGCCCCCGAGCTCGGCACCGGACTGCCCGAGCTGCCCTTCGACGTGCTGCCCGACCCGGCGGAGCCCGGGCCGGACCACGCCCCGGACGTGGTCGTCGGCCCGGAGAGCCCGGCCTACATCCTGTTCACCTCGGGCTCCACCGGCACCCCCAAGGGCGTGCTGCGGCCGCACCGCCTGCACACCACCCGGATCTTCCTCGAACAGTCCATGTACGCGGTCGGCCCGGACGACCGCCACCTGCTCAAACTCCCGATCAGCTCACGGGAGTTCCTGTGGCCGCTGGCGACCGGGGGCACCGCCGTGATCGCCGAGCCCGGCGGCGAGCGCGACGACCAGTACCTGGTCGACCTGCTGCGGCGCGAACGCGTCTCCGTGCTGAGCTGCGTCCCCTCGATGCTCCGGGTGCTGGCCGCCAACCCCGGCTTCGCCCGGTGCCCCGCGCTGCGGCACGTGTTCGTCGGCGGCGAGGCGCTGCACCGCGACCTGGAGGACCGGGTCCGGGCCATGGGCTACCAGGTGCACAACACCTTCACCCTGACCGAGGCCGACTACGTGGCGCACCGCAAGGACGGCCTGGACGAGCGGCCCGAGGACGCCTCCGTCATCGGCCACCCCCTCGACATGCGGGTCTACCTCTGCGACGACCGGGGGCGCCGGGTGCCCCCGGGGCTGGTCGGCGAGGTCTGGGTCGGCGGCCCCGGCGTGGCGACCGGCTACCACCGCGACCCGGAGCGCACCGCGGAGCGCTTCGTCGCCAACCCCTTCGGCGACCCGCGCACCCCGCTGCTCTTCCGCACCGGCGACCTCGCCCGGCACCGCGCCGACGGCTCCCTGGAGTACCGCGGGCGCCGGGACCTCCAGGTCAAGGTGCGCGGCCAGCGGGTCGAGCCGACCGAGGTCGAGTTCTGGCTCCGCGAGCACCCGGGCGTCCGGGACGCCGCCGTGGTCGGGTACCCCGACCGCGAGCAGGGCGCGTTCCTGGTCGCCTTCGCGGTGGGGGAGGAGCACGCCCCCGCGGAGCACGAGCTGCGGGCGTTCCTGGCCGACCGGCTGCCGGCCTGGATGCTGCCGCGGCACGTCGCCTGGGTCCCCCGGCTGCCGCAGCTCTACAGCGGCAAGCTCGACCGCGCCTCGCTCCGGCTGCCCGCCCGGGTCCGGCCGCCGGACCTGCCCGCGCCGACCCGGCCCCGCACCCCGGCGCAGGAGCGCCTGCTCGGGATCTGGCGCACCATCCTGCAACTGCACGAGATCGGTGTCGACGACGCCTTCACGGCGGTGGGCGGCGACTCGCTGCGCCTGATGCTGCTGCGGGCCGCGGTCCAGGACGAGTTCCGGATCCGGCTCGACCTGGCGGACCTGCTCGGCGCGCCGACCGTCCTGGCCCAGGAGCGGCTGCTCCGGCCGACCGCTCCGGCCGAACCGCTCGCCACCGTGCCCGTCCCGGCCGTCCCCGTCCCCGTCCCGGCCGTCCCCGTCCTGTCCGGACCGTCCGGACCGCCCGCCGCCGCCCCGACCCCGGCCGGGCCGTCGGCCGCCGCGGGCGAGCGCTCCCGGCGGCGGGCCCTGCGCGAGGCCCAGCGGGCCGCCGCGGCCGAAGGGGGTGAGCGACAGTGA
- a CDS encoding tRNA ligase subunit PheS family protein encodes MSEPAPAATGRDPLSAPRIRDLRDLALRELAACPATGPALAEWEGRHLGRRGSLARHRALIGQAPPAHRPALGRLLGTAAAELARALRERRERPADLAATTDPAAPTASAAPAASAAPTGTLDPCLARPAAPPPEPHPVSRLADEVAHYFGRLGFTRRASRQIEDVAHSFDLLGVPADHPTRSPQHTYFTEDGAVLRSHTTASALRLLRELPPGRSARFVVDGPCHRRTVPGPRFVTQFHQSEAVAVGPRIRLSDLKGLALGLCAEVLGPDVPARLRFRTLPYVSPGLAIDVACTPCGSAGCGLCLGSGHLEVISGGMLSAAAMRSVGASPQVRALSLAVSLERVLAIRHGLDDIQHFLDNDLSVLTQTY; translated from the coding sequence ATGTCCGAACCAGCACCCGCGGCCACCGGTCGGGATCCGCTGTCCGCGCCGCGGATTCGGGACCTCCGCGACCTCGCCCTGCGCGAACTGGCCGCCTGCCCGGCGACCGGCCCGGCCCTGGCGGAGTGGGAGGGCCGCCACCTCGGACGGCGCGGCTCGCTCGCCCGGCACCGGGCGCTGATCGGCCAGGCGCCCCCGGCGCACCGGCCCGCGCTCGGCCGCCTGCTCGGCACGGCCGCCGCCGAACTGGCCCGGGCCCTGCGGGAACGGCGGGAGCGGCCGGCCGACCTCGCCGCAACGACCGACCCCGCCGCGCCGACCGCTTCCGCCGCGCCAGCCGCTTCCGCCGCGCCGACCGGGACGCTCGACCCGTGCCTGGCCCGGCCGGCCGCGCCGCCGCCGGAGCCGCACCCGGTCAGCCGGCTGGCGGACGAAGTCGCCCACTACTTCGGCCGGTTGGGGTTCACCCGGCGCGCGTCCCGGCAGATCGAGGACGTCGCCCACAGCTTCGACCTGCTGGGCGTCCCCGCCGACCACCCCACCCGCAGCCCGCAGCACACCTACTTCACCGAGGACGGCGCGGTGCTGCGCTCCCACACCACCGCGTCCGCGCTGCGGCTGCTGCGCGAGCTGCCGCCGGGCCGGAGCGCCCGGTTCGTGGTCGACGGTCCGTGCCACCGCCGCACCGTCCCCGGGCCGCGGTTCGTGACCCAGTTCCACCAGTCCGAGGCGGTGGCCGTGGGCCCGCGCATCCGGCTGAGCGACCTCAAGGGCCTGGCCCTGGGGCTCTGCGCGGAGGTGCTCGGCCCGGACGTGCCCGCGCGGCTGCGGTTCCGCACCCTGCCGTACGTCTCCCCGGGGCTCGCCATCGACGTCGCCTGCACCCCGTGCGGGTCGGCGGGCTGCGGCCTCTGCCTGGGCAGCGGGCACCTGGAGGTGATCTCGGGCGGGATGCTGTCCGCCGCGGCGATGCGGTCGGTCGGAGCGTCCCCGCAGGTCCGGGCCCTGTCGCTGGCGGTGTCCCTCGAACGCGTGCTGGCGATCCGCCACGGCCTCGACGACATCCAGCACTTCCTCGACAACGACCTGTCCGTTCTCACCCAGACCTACTGA
- a CDS encoding NAD(P)-binding protein, with the protein MAEPELLDAVVVGAGPAGLFAAWRLATGGARVALLEAGGDMRQSLCPKVSARMGGRTVRSAEKFRLQCNRCDCLTGLGGAAFHFDTNLGYVSGLSKSKIEQDGRGGVRTYSGLERTLGSFDRAADAVRDVYRLMHRFGLQPPRPGPSAASCHVPPSGFALADEALSQAVTVDEALGMIDGLVADAVAAGLRLHLRTRAESVVRAEDGTWLVGAAGTVFRARNVIVAVGKLGLGWVREVLDRNAVAHRPSPTVDVGVRLETTRQLAAPLTASCQNPKFTFLNQDGDPVRTFCVCEGGRIMQYAFQDTVVLDGQHCLTTPTGRTNFGIVTTVRVPPGGDGTRYALDFSRRATAAGDGLPVVQPLVELLGRGRCADRPGTSLVQARWTDLAEVLGPRRVADIAAMVDSLEAVAPGLIGPETVVAAPVVERLFPAIELSTDLESSAPGLYFTGDCSSKIIGVTYGASTGLAAAAAVLRS; encoded by the coding sequence GTGGCTGAGCCGGAGCTGTTGGACGCGGTGGTCGTCGGGGCCGGCCCGGCCGGCCTGTTCGCCGCCTGGCGGCTGGCCACCGGCGGCGCGCGGGTCGCGCTGCTGGAGGCGGGCGGCGACATGCGCCAGAGCCTGTGCCCGAAGGTGTCGGCGCGGATGGGCGGCCGCACGGTCCGGTCCGCGGAGAAGTTCCGGCTGCAGTGCAACCGCTGCGACTGCCTGACCGGACTGGGCGGCGCCGCCTTCCACTTCGACACCAACCTCGGGTACGTCAGCGGCCTGTCCAAGTCCAAGATCGAGCAGGACGGCCGCGGCGGCGTCCGGACCTACAGCGGCCTGGAACGGACGCTGGGGAGCTTCGACCGGGCGGCGGACGCGGTCCGGGACGTCTACCGGCTGATGCACCGCTTCGGCCTCCAGCCGCCCCGGCCCGGGCCGTCGGCCGCCTCCTGCCACGTGCCGCCGAGCGGGTTCGCGCTCGCGGACGAGGCGCTGTCGCAGGCGGTCACCGTGGACGAGGCGCTCGGCATGATCGACGGCCTGGTGGCCGACGCGGTCGCGGCCGGACTGCGCCTGCACCTGCGCACCCGCGCGGAGTCGGTCGTCCGGGCCGAGGACGGCACCTGGCTGGTCGGCGCCGCCGGCACCGTGTTCCGGGCCAGGAACGTCATCGTGGCGGTGGGCAAGCTCGGCCTCGGCTGGGTCCGCGAGGTGCTCGACCGCAACGCGGTGGCCCACCGGCCCAGCCCGACGGTGGACGTCGGCGTCCGGCTGGAGACCACGCGGCAGCTGGCCGCCCCGCTGACCGCCTCCTGCCAGAACCCCAAGTTCACCTTCCTCAACCAGGACGGCGACCCGGTCCGGACCTTCTGCGTCTGCGAGGGCGGCCGGATCATGCAGTACGCCTTCCAGGACACCGTGGTGCTGGACGGGCAGCACTGCCTGACCACGCCCACCGGGCGCACCAACTTCGGCATCGTCACCACGGTGCGGGTACCGCCGGGCGGCGACGGCACCCGGTACGCGCTGGACTTCAGCCGCCGCGCCACGGCCGCCGGAGACGGCCTCCCGGTGGTGCAGCCGCTGGTCGAACTGCTCGGCCGGGGCCGCTGCGCGGACCGGCCCGGCACCAGCCTGGTGCAGGCGCGGTGGACGGACCTGGCCGAGGTCCTGGGCCCGCGGCGGGTCGCCGACATCGCCGCGATGGTCGACAGCCTGGAAGCCGTCGCGCCCGGGCTGATCGGGCCGGAGACGGTGGTCGCGGCCCCGGTGGTGGAGCGCCTGTTCCCCGCCATCGAGCTCTCCACCGACCTGGAGAGCAGCGCCCCGGGCCTCTACTTCACCGGCGACTGCTCCTCCAAGATCATCGGCGTCACCTACGGAGCATCCACCGGGCTGGCGGCCGCCGCCGCCGTTCTGCGCAGCTGA
- a CDS encoding class I SAM-dependent DNA methyltransferase, which yields MSAWNAQTYGSRWAEIYDGLPWPGPEQAVDFLAKLAGDGPVLELAIGTGRIAVPLVERGIEVHGIDSSEEMTEKLREKEGGAGIPVTKADISSFEVEQSYSLAFLVLNTIYALQTQEEQISCFSSAAAALEPGGHFVVEAFMPDPTRFRRNSWTQVHDMGLDHVLIEADKHDPSTQQILEQHIHLKQGKVELFPAFLRYVWPSEMDLMARLAGLTLVERTGGWLGEPFNARSGNHVSVYRRGTV from the coding sequence ATGAGTGCATGGAATGCGCAGACGTACGGCAGTCGCTGGGCGGAGATCTACGACGGCCTGCCCTGGCCCGGCCCTGAGCAGGCCGTCGACTTCCTGGCGAAGCTCGCCGGCGACGGCCCCGTCCTGGAACTCGCCATCGGCACCGGTCGCATCGCGGTGCCGCTCGTCGAGCGCGGCATCGAAGTGCACGGAATCGACTCGTCGGAGGAGATGACCGAGAAGCTGCGGGAAAAGGAGGGGGGTGCCGGAATTCCGGTCACGAAGGCGGACATCTCCTCCTTCGAGGTGGAGCAGAGCTATTCCCTGGCCTTTCTCGTGCTGAACACGATCTACGCCCTGCAGACCCAGGAGGAGCAGATTTCCTGTTTCTCCAGCGCGGCGGCGGCCCTGGAGCCGGGCGGGCATTTCGTGGTCGAGGCGTTCATGCCCGACCCCACCCGCTTCCGGCGCAACTCGTGGACCCAGGTCCACGACATGGGCCTGGACCACGTGCTCATCGAGGCGGACAAGCACGACCCCTCGACCCAGCAGATCCTGGAGCAGCACATCCACCTCAAGCAGGGCAAGGTCGAGCTGTTCCCGGCGTTCCTGCGCTACGTCTGGCCCTCCGAGATGGACCTGATGGCGCGTCTGGCGGGGCTGACCCTGGTCGAGCGCACCGGCGGGTGGCTCGGCGAGCCGTTCAACGCCAGGTCGGGCAACCACGTGTCGGTGTACCGCCGCGGCACGGTCTGA
- a CDS encoding transketolase, with amino-acid sequence MTSTRAAAGPVRAPAELALGARRRILRFAGNQQVHLGSSLSVVDLLIAVLRETGAPAGDPSDPGRPRLVLSKGHAVWALYAVLAEHGLLDTERPGPWAGHPVDGVPGVDAATGALGHGLSIGAGLAEAARLQGRGHRTHVVLGDGELNEGSVWEAAMFAAHRRLDRLVALVDVNGMQQEGTTAEVLDLGPLDRKWRAFGWRTVTVDGHDHAALRAALTETAAPDGQPTVLLAHTVKGKGVPFMEHSADWHTGTLDPARLAAALAALDRGRAVADD; translated from the coding sequence ATGACGTCCACGCGGGCAGCGGCGGGGCCGGTGCGGGCGCCCGCCGAGCTGGCGCTCGGCGCGCGGCGGCGCATCCTGCGCTTCGCCGGGAACCAGCAGGTCCACCTGGGTTCATCGCTCTCCGTGGTCGACCTGCTGATCGCGGTCCTGCGGGAGACCGGCGCGCCGGCGGGCGACCCGTCCGACCCGGGCCGGCCGCGGCTGGTGCTCAGCAAGGGGCACGCGGTGTGGGCCCTCTACGCGGTGCTGGCCGAGCACGGGCTGCTGGACACCGAGCGGCCGGGCCCCTGGGCCGGCCACCCGGTGGACGGCGTGCCGGGGGTCGACGCGGCCACCGGGGCGCTGGGCCACGGCCTGTCGATCGGCGCGGGCCTGGCCGAGGCGGCCAGGCTCCAGGGGCGCGGCCACCGCACCCACGTGGTGCTCGGCGACGGCGAGTTGAACGAGGGATCGGTCTGGGAGGCGGCGATGTTCGCCGCCCACCGCCGGCTGGACCGCCTGGTCGCCCTGGTCGACGTCAACGGGATGCAGCAGGAGGGGACGACCGCGGAGGTCCTGGACCTGGGCCCGCTCGACCGGAAGTGGCGGGCCTTCGGCTGGCGCACGGTGACCGTCGACGGCCACGACCACGCGGCGCTGCGGGCCGCCCTGACGGAGACCGCCGCGCCCGACGGGCAGCCCACGGTGCTGCTCGCCCACACGGTGAAGGGGAAGGGGGTGCCGTTCATGGAGCACAGCGCGGACTGGCACACCGGCACGCTGGACCCCGCCCGGCTGGCGGCCGCCCTGGCCGCCCTGGACCGGGGACGGGCGGTGGCCGATGACTGA